A window of Bombus huntii isolate Logan2020A unplaced genomic scaffold, iyBomHunt1.1 ctg00000190.1, whole genome shotgun sequence contains these coding sequences:
- the LOC126877566 gene encoding translation machinery-associated protein 16 homolog: protein MPITQQGFVPWYFNEATAMRKEFLKPKKMIHPNSRKSIAITKKAKKISNRQKAEMSRLIKQNSIGEKISWIRNNMIPGVCPYTPELTASLLETEITII, encoded by the exons ATGCCCATTACCCAACAGGGTTTCGTTCCATGGTATTTCAACGAG GCCACTGCAATGAGAAAGGAATTCCTGAAGCCAAAAAAAATGATACATCCAAATAGCAGAAAGTCTATCGCTATTACGAAAAAAGCCAAAAA AATATCAAATAGACAGAAGGCAGAAATGTCCCGCTTGATAAAACAGAATTCAATAGGAGAGAAAATATCATGGATCAGAAACAATATGATTCCAGGCGTGTGTCCCTATACTCCAGAGTTAACTGCAAGTTTGTTAGAAACGGAg ATTACTATTATATGA